AGGTTTTTTTGAAAAATGGAGCCACATCCGTGATTCTGGATCCATAGAACTCGACATCCCGATTTGTAAATAATGCGCTGAACATACTCTCCTCAGCGGGATGGTAACCATGCATCGCCGCTACCGGTGTCTTTCCCATAAAACTCGGCACAATAATAATCCCGGCATCGAGCTGGAAGATGATATCACCGAATCGACCGTCTTTGAAACTGATCCCCAGCCTGTCCAGTTCGTCTTCTTTTAGTATTTTCCCACGAGCACAACGGGACAGGATCGCCCTTATTTTATCTCCAGCGTGAACGTCGTTGATCCTGAATCTCGCCATGGTCGAGTCGAAAAAAGGAATATAATCATCAGGGATCCTGAGTCCGGCAGATTCTATTTCAGGCAAAAGATCTATATGATGGGTCACATCACACATCCCGTGATCTCCCATGACTGCCAGAATCAGATCTTGCTGCTCAGAGAGAAGTCTTTCGATTCGCTCCCGGTACCACCCAAGCTTCTCCAGAGTTTCTGTCGATCCGGTCCCGGTCGTATGCATAATGGCATCCAGCCCTGCCGTATATAAAAGGAAAAAACCACTTCTATCTTCTTTAAGGGCAACAGACAATTCCTCAAATGCTTTCTCTTCTGGCGTTTCGTAATCCCAGACTCTCACATTCATTCCGGTTTGGAATGCATAGTCTAATATCGTCTTGCCTCCTCGAACGCTGCCGGGCGCGAACAGTCTCTTTCGAGCAGGAAGATCCAGATACGGAAGTACCGTGCCAGGAACATCGTAAAGGTTATAGTAAGCTGACACCCCGTCGAGATGTTTCAATTTCCAGTTCAACAGACGCCTGCCCCAGAGCCTGGACATATCCGACATCCCGGGAACCGACCGGATGAATCTGAACGGACTGCTTTCCTTCGAAAACGAATACATCATCCATAATTTGTGTTTATCCGGTTTTGATCCAGTCATGATCGAAGTCAAAGCGGACTGGCTGAACCCGGGAACTGTCTCAAGTTTCACCGCATCCGACAAACCTTCGGGTCTGAAGGCGTGTTTATTCACCAGTTCGTACCCTAGAGCATCGATGATTATAAGTACTTTTTTACTTTTATGATCACTCATCTTATCTTCCGAATACAAGTCTGGACCACCATCGATGGCACGAGTCAGCTCCATCTTCCCAGCTTCCACCTGAATATGG
Above is a genomic segment from Candidatus Latescibacterota bacterium containing:
- a CDS encoding alkaline phosphatase family protein, translating into MSDHKSKKVLIIIDALGYELVNKHAFRPEGLSDAVKLETVPGFSQSALTSIMTGSKPDKHKLWMMYSFSKESSPFRFIRSVPGMSDMSRLWGRRLLNWKLKHLDGVSAYYNLYDVPGTVLPYLDLPARKRLFAPGSVRGGKTILDYAFQTGMNVRVWDYETPEEKAFEELSVALKEDRSGFFLLYTAGLDAIMHTTGTGSTETLEKLGWYRERIERLLSEQQDLILAVMGDHGMCDVTHHIDLLPEIESAGLRIPDDYIPFFDSTMARFRINDVHAGDKIRAILSRCARGKILKEDELDRLGISFKDGRFGDIIFQLDAGIIIVPSFMGKTPVAAMHGYHPAEESMFSALFTNRDVEFYGSRITDVAPFFKKTFSEQAG